From the genome of Acomys russatus chromosome 27, mAcoRus1.1, whole genome shotgun sequence, one region includes:
- the C27H8orf48 gene encoding uncharacterized protein C8orf48 homolog yields the protein MGWPPAQKPGHSEEEHGGPAQTDVCATQLSEEILRSCTDEVLSFASILSSGDQQSCSHTSESPLESETPTTSSAEQEEESGLSVSQKDENKLSEKLINHLKAKEVNSLSYHPDSRLPTEVPGGSAEELNALQSFCTNKVNLIRQRTDSSAKKSNRHKRLQLRWIAETSEVDALNCTITDDLLNRIYYKNTRATLAHLGAVKQHISSQCPSCNSKRAELAQSDFLKRRKTLLESLLLQEKIDEHLHTTDFLTRVGEAHHGFPRLSDDPRIIWERLTEKIRTGSSGLGRTDSKQV from the coding sequence ATGGGGTGGCCACCTGCTCAAAAGCCGGGTCACTCAGAAGAAGAGCACGGAGGCCCGGCCCAGACGGACGTGTGTGCTACTCAGCTTTCCGAAGAGATCCTCAGGTCCTGTACTGATGAGGTACTGAGTTTCGCTTCCATCCTCTCCTCGGGAGATCAGCAATCCTGCTCCCACACCTCTGAGAGCCCACTAGAGAGTGAAACGCCGACCACGAGTTCGGCAGAACAAGAAGAGGAGTCAGGACTTTCAGTCTCACAGAAGGATGAGAATAAGCTCAGTGAGAAGTTGATCAACCACCTCAAGGCCAAAGAAGTGAACTCTTTAAGCTATCATCCTGACAGTAGACTCCCAACGGAAGTCCCCGGGGGATCCGCCGAAGAACTGAATGCCCTGCAGTCTTTTTGTACGAATAAAGTAAACTTGATCCGCCAGAGAACGGATTCAAGCGCTAAGAAAAGCAACAGACACAAAAGGCTACAGCTCAGATGGATTGCAGAGACCTCAGAGGTAGATGCTTTAAACTGTACTATCACTGACGATCTGTTGAACAGAATCTATTATAAAAACACGAGGGCCACTCTGGCGCACCTAGGGGCGGTTAAGCAACACATTTCTTCGCAGTGTCCCAGCTGTAACAGCAAAAGAGCAGAGCTGGCTCAGTCTGACTTCCTGAAGCGAAGGAAGACTTTACTGGAGTCACTACTACTCCAAGAGAAAATAGATGAACACCTTCATACCACAGACTTTCTCACCCGTGTTGGAGAAGCACATCACGGCTTCCCGAGGCTTTCAGATGATCCCAGAATAATCTGGGAGAGACTGACTGAGAAAATTCGGACGGGAAGCTCCGGTTTGGGGAGGACAGATTCAAAGCAGGTGTAA